Genomic DNA from Candidatus Methylomirabilota bacterium:
CTCCTGGCCGAGGCCGGGCTGGCCGGCGGCTACGGCTTCGAGCTGGTGATCGTGAACAACCCGCAGCAGCGGCGCGTGGGCGAGGTGATCCAGGGCATGGCCCGCGAGGCCGGCTTCGGCATCACGCTGACGCCGAAGGAGTTCGCGTCGTCGCTGAAGGACAACGAGGATGGCAAGCATCAGGCGTTCCTCATCGGCTGGAGCGGTCGCGTCGATCCCGACCACAACATCCACCAGTTCCACGCGTGCGGCGGCAGCCTCAACGAGACGCTCGCGTGCGACGAGAAGGTCGACGCGCTCCTGAACAAGGCGCGCGAAGTGACCGACATCGCGCAGCGGACGGCCCTCTATCGCGAGGCGAGCGACGTCCTGCTCGCGCGCCGGAACATCCTCTATCTCTACTTCCAGAACTACATCGTCGCGTTCCCGAAGAACCTCAAGGGCTACAAGGCCGTGCCCGACGGGCTCATCCGGATCAAGGGGACCGCCTGGCAGTAGGCGCGTGATCGAGTTCCTCGTCCGCCGGGCGTGCATCTCCGCGATCACGCTCGGGCTGATCACGGTCATCGTGTTCGCCGGCGTGCGGATGATCCCGGGGGATCCCGCGCGCGTGATGGCCGGCACCGACGCCGACGCCGCGGGCCTCGAGGAGATTCGCGCGAAGTACGGCCTCGACGATCCGATCCCGGTCCAGTACCTGCGCTGGGTCGCGCTCGCGCTCCGCGGCGACTTCGGCGAGTCGATCCGCACGCGCCACTCCGTGGCGTGGACGGTGGCCACGAAGCTGCCGATCACGATCGAGCTCGCGTGCGTGGCGATCCTGGTCGCGCTGGCGCTGGCGATCCCGGCCGGCGTGCTGGCCGCGGTGCGGCGGAACACCGCATGGGACGTCGTCGCCAGCGCGGTCTCGCTCTGCGGCGTATCGATCCCGAACTTTTGGCTCGGGATCATGCTGATCCTGCTCGTCTCGGTGCGGCTCGGCTGGCTGCCGGCGTCCGGCTTCGTTCCGCTGCTCGAGGACCCCGTCGCCAACGTCAAGCGGATGATCATGCCGGCCCTCGTGCTCGGCACCGCGCTGGCGGCCGTGCTGATGCGGCAGACGCGCAATGCGATGATCGAGGTCCTCTCGGCGGACTACATCCGCACCGCCCGCAGCAAGGGCCTGGCGGGCTTCGCGGTGGTCGTCCGCCACGCGCTCCGCAACGGCCTCATCCCGGTCGTCACGATCCTCGGCCTCCAGATGGGCGCCCTGATGAGCGGCGCCGTCGTCACGGAGTCGATCTTCGTGGTGCCGGGCTTTGGCCGCCTCATCGTCGAGGCCGTCTTCACCCGGGACTACCCGCTCGTGCAGGGGGTCGTGCTGATCACCGCGAGCTCGTACGTGCTGATCAACCTGCTGGTGGACGTCTCGTACTCGTTCCTCAACCCCCGGATCCGGATCCGAGGTCGACCGTGAGCCTTGACGCGTCCCGCGGGGCGCCCGTCGCCGCGGCGCTCGTGCTCCCGCCCGCCGCGGCGGCGCCGGCCGGCGGACTGCGCCGCGGCTGGCGGCGCATGCTGCGGAGACCGGCCTCGGTCGCGGGAGTCGTCGTCGTCCTCGTCTTCGTCGCGCTCGCGGTCGGCGCGCCGTGGATCGCGCTGACCGATCCGCTCCGCACCGACTGGAGCCAGATCCGCAAGGCGCCGACGTTGGCGCATCCGTTCGGGACGGACGACCTCGGCCGAGACAACTTCTCGCGCGTCGTGTGGGGGAGCCGCATCTCGATGCAGGCCGGCGTCTTCTCGATCCTGCTGGCGATGGCGATCGGCGTCCCGGTCGGTCTCGCGGCGGGCTACCATCGGGGCGCGCTCGATCAGCTCGTCATGCGGCTCACCGACGCGTGGCTGGCCTTCCCCTTCCTGATCCTCGCGATCGGCCTGGTCACGATCATGGGCCCGTCGCTCACCAACGCCACGCTGGCCATCGGGCTCGGCGCGGCGCCGACCTACATCCGCCTCACGCGGGGCCTCACCCTGTCCACGAAGGAGGAGGACTACGTCCAGGCGGCGCGCGCCCTGGGAGCCGGCGATCTGCGCCTGATGCGGCGCCACGTCCTCCCGAACATCTTCAGCGCGCTTCTCGTCCAGGCGACCGTCTCGATTCCCACCGCGATCATCGGCGAAGCCATCCTGTCGTTCCTGGGGCTGGGCGTGCAGCCCCCCACGCCGTCCTGGGGGACGATGCTCAACGCCGCCCAGCAGTTCCTGGAGTCGGCGCCCTGGATGGCGTACTGGCCGGGGCTGGCGATTTTCTCGCTCGCGCTGTCCTTCAACCTCGCCGGCGACGGCATGCGCGACCTGCTCGACCCCAAGGACTACTGACCCCGCTTGATCCCCGCGCCGGAGTCTGAAATCATCGCGCCAGCGTCCAGGGGAGGCTCCACCATGCACTGCGCCACGGTCGTCTCGCTCCTCGCGCTCGTCCTGCTCGCGGGGCCGGCGGCCGCCGGGACCTATCGCTGGGTGGACGCCAAGGGCGGCGTCCACTACTCGGACCGGCCCCCGCAGTTGGAGGCGGTG
This window encodes:
- a CDS encoding ABC transporter permease yields the protein MIEFLVRRACISAITLGLITVIVFAGVRMIPGDPARVMAGTDADAAGLEEIRAKYGLDDPIPVQYLRWVALALRGDFGESIRTRHSVAWTVATKLPITIELACVAILVALALAIPAGVLAAVRRNTAWDVVASAVSLCGVSIPNFWLGIMLILLVSVRLGWLPASGFVPLLEDPVANVKRMIMPALVLGTALAAVLMRQTRNAMIEVLSADYIRTARSKGLAGFAVVVRHALRNGLIPVVTILGLQMGALMSGAVVTESIFVVPGFGRLIVEAVFTRDYPLVQGVVLITASSYVLINLLVDVSYSFLNPRIRIRGRP
- a CDS encoding ABC transporter permease; its protein translation is MRRGWRRMLRRPASVAGVVVVLVFVALAVGAPWIALTDPLRTDWSQIRKAPTLAHPFGTDDLGRDNFSRVVWGSRISMQAGVFSILLAMAIGVPVGLAAGYHRGALDQLVMRLTDAWLAFPFLILAIGLVTIMGPSLTNATLAIGLGAAPTYIRLTRGLTLSTKEEDYVQAARALGAGDLRLMRRHVLPNIFSALLVQATVSIPTAIIGEAILSFLGLGVQPPTPSWGTMLNAAQQFLESAPWMAYWPGLAIFSLALSFNLAGDGMRDLLDPKDY